One genomic region from Blastococcus sp. Marseille-P5729 encodes:
- the mraY gene encoding phospho-N-acetylmuramoyl-pentapeptide-transferase — MRSILLGAVLALMTSLLMTPLLIRRLKRRAYGQQVRDDGPQTHLVKQGTPTMGGIAFIVATVVGYFGAHLIMWNDFGRGVTPSALLVLYLFVGLGVVGFLDDYIKIAKQRSLGLNKTAKLVGQLFVSVSFAILALQFKQGGITPASTNISFVRDIAVLSLGAVGFVIFAVLFISGFSNATNLTDGLDGLAAGCATMVFGAYVVISFWQFSHQCAREPVEGCYPVRDPMDLALLAAVMMGACIGFLWWNANPARIYMGDTGSLALGGGISGLAIMTRTELLLFVLGALFVAVTASVILQVAYFKATGKRLFRMAPLHHHFELSGWTEMTVVVRFWIVTGMCVALGLGIFYADWLGSATLQ, encoded by the coding sequence ATGAGGTCGATCCTGCTCGGCGCGGTCCTCGCGCTGATGACCTCGTTGCTGATGACCCCGCTGCTGATCAGGCGCCTCAAGCGTCGTGCCTACGGCCAGCAGGTCCGCGACGACGGACCGCAGACCCACCTGGTCAAGCAGGGCACCCCCACGATGGGCGGGATCGCCTTCATCGTCGCCACCGTCGTCGGGTACTTCGGCGCCCACCTGATCATGTGGAACGACTTCGGCCGCGGCGTCACGCCGTCCGCGCTGCTGGTGCTGTACCTGTTCGTCGGTCTCGGCGTGGTCGGGTTCCTGGACGACTACATCAAGATCGCCAAGCAGCGCAGCCTGGGGCTGAACAAGACGGCCAAGCTCGTCGGCCAGCTGTTCGTCTCGGTCAGCTTTGCGATCCTGGCGCTGCAGTTCAAGCAGGGCGGGATCACGCCGGCGTCCACCAACATCTCCTTCGTCCGCGACATCGCCGTGCTCAGCCTCGGTGCGGTGGGGTTCGTCATCTTCGCGGTGCTGTTCATCTCCGGCTTCTCCAACGCCACGAACCTCACCGACGGGCTCGACGGCCTGGCCGCCGGGTGCGCGACGATGGTCTTCGGCGCGTACGTCGTCATCTCGTTCTGGCAGTTCAGCCACCAGTGCGCCCGCGAGCCCGTGGAGGGCTGCTACCCGGTGCGCGACCCCATGGACCTCGCGCTGCTGGCGGCGGTCATGATGGGCGCCTGCATCGGCTTCCTCTGGTGGAATGCCAACCCGGCGCGCATCTACATGGGTGACACCGGCTCGTTGGCGCTCGGCGGCGGCATCTCCGGGCTGGCCATCATGACCCGCACCGAGCTGCTGCTGTTCGTGCTCGGTGCGCTGTTCGTGGCCGTCACCGCCTCGGTGATCCTGCAGGTCGCCTACTTCAAGGCCACCGGTAAACGGTTGTTCCGCATGGCGCCGCTGCACCACCACTTCGAGCTGTCGGGATGGACCGAGATGACCGTCGTCGTGCGCTTCTGGATCGTCACCGGCATGTGCGTGGCGCTCGGCCTCGGCATCTTCTACGCCGACTGGCTGGGATCGGCGACGCTGCAGTGA
- the murD gene encoding UDP-N-acetylmuramoyl-L-alanine--D-glutamate ligase: protein MRQVLVAGGGRSGSAVARALAACGDAVRIVDARPEAVSGELAALGVRYAGDLKVVPDDVDLVVTSPGWPPTQPLLADALRRGLPVVGEVEIAWELRDRRIPWLAVTGTNGKTTTVGMLTAILRAGGLQAAEVGNVGPPVIDAVVGADLDYDVFAVELSSFQLHWGPSITPAAGALLNIAADHLDWHGSLAAYAADKTRVWGGGASLAVINADDPHVVQLAAALPAHARVIRFTLGEPADGELGVRDGILVDRSVLGGGDEQLLPADEIRPPGPHNVANALAAAALARSVGITAGEVAQGLRDYRPGEHRNVTVARIPMGGSSIRFVNDSKATNAHAAEASLRSYARIVWIAGGLLKGAVAGDFGGLIEAVRDRLAAVVLVGRDRAVIGEALRRHAPDVRVIDIESAEHRGMAEAVSAATDLARAESGAHGGEVVVLMAPAAASMDMFTDYAERGRVFTDAARGQDGATS from the coding sequence GTGAGGCAGGTGCTCGTCGCCGGCGGTGGCCGCTCCGGCTCGGCCGTCGCCCGCGCCCTCGCGGCCTGCGGCGACGCGGTCCGGATCGTCGACGCGCGCCCGGAGGCCGTGTCGGGCGAGCTCGCCGCGCTCGGCGTCCGCTACGCCGGCGACCTGAAGGTCGTGCCGGACGACGTCGACCTGGTGGTGACCTCGCCCGGGTGGCCGCCTACCCAGCCGCTGCTGGCCGACGCCCTGCGTCGCGGCCTGCCGGTCGTGGGGGAGGTCGAGATCGCGTGGGAGCTGCGCGACCGGCGCATCCCGTGGCTCGCGGTCACCGGCACGAACGGCAAGACCACCACGGTGGGGATGCTCACCGCCATCCTGCGGGCCGGCGGCCTGCAGGCCGCCGAGGTCGGCAACGTCGGTCCTCCGGTGATTGACGCGGTGGTCGGTGCCGACCTCGACTACGACGTCTTCGCCGTCGAGCTGTCCAGCTTCCAGCTGCACTGGGGGCCTTCGATCACCCCCGCCGCCGGCGCGCTGCTGAACATCGCCGCCGACCATCTCGACTGGCACGGCAGTCTCGCGGCGTACGCCGCCGACAAGACCCGGGTGTGGGGCGGGGGAGCCTCGCTCGCGGTGATCAATGCCGACGACCCGCACGTGGTCCAGCTCGCTGCCGCACTGCCGGCGCACGCCCGTGTGATCCGGTTCACGCTGGGCGAGCCGGCCGATGGCGAGCTCGGCGTCCGCGACGGGATCCTCGTCGACCGCTCCGTCCTGGGCGGTGGCGACGAGCAGCTGCTGCCCGCCGACGAGATCCGCCCGCCCGGACCGCACAACGTCGCCAACGCCCTCGCTGCGGCGGCACTCGCCCGCAGCGTCGGGATCACCGCCGGCGAGGTGGCCCAGGGCCTGCGCGACTACCGCCCCGGCGAGCACCGTAATGTCACCGTCGCGCGCATCCCGATGGGCGGGTCGTCGATCCGGTTCGTCAACGACAGCAAGGCGACGAACGCGCACGCGGCCGAGGCGTCCCTGCGCTCCTACGCCCGGATCGTCTGGATCGCCGGGGGACTGCTGAAGGGTGCGGTCGCCGGCGACTTCGGTGGGCTCATCGAGGCCGTCCGCGACCGGCTGGCTGCCGTCGTCCTCGTCGGGCGCGACCGGGCAGTGATCGGCGAGGCACTTCGGCGACACGCGCCCGATGTCCGGGTAATCGACATCGAGAGCGCCGAACATAGAGGAATGGCCGAGGCGGTATCCGCCGCGACCGACCTGGCGCGCGCGGAATCCGGCGCACACGGGGGCGAGGTCGTGGTGCTGATGGCGCCGGCGGCGGCGTCGATGGACATGTTCACCGACTACGCCGAGCGCGGTCGTGTCTTCACCGACGCGGCCCGCGGCCAGGATGGTGCGACGAGCTAA
- the rsmH gene encoding 16S rRNA (cytosine(1402)-N(4))-methyltransferase RsmH: MNAVAQHTPVLLERTLELLGPALQDDGAVYLDGTLGHGGHAEAVLKAFPAARLVGIDRDQTALALSRERLARHADRIELVHAVYDEIPEVLSRLQLPSVQAILLDLGVSSMQLDQAERGFSYMQDAPLDMRMDRSRGITAQDVVDTYSEPELRRILAEYGEERMAGRIAAAIVREREGLRTTAQLAALVERAIPAAVRRRSTGHPAKRTFQALRIEVNDELATLRRAVVSALESLAVGGRMVVLAYHSLEDRIVKQAIARLATDHTPIELPVSLESQRPQLRLLVRGAEKASAAEQQTNSRSASVRLRAVERVREAA; this comes from the coding sequence ATGAATGCCGTAGCCCAGCACACCCCGGTCCTGCTGGAGCGCACCCTCGAGCTGCTCGGCCCCGCGCTGCAGGACGACGGCGCGGTGTACCTCGACGGCACGCTCGGTCACGGAGGGCATGCGGAGGCAGTGCTGAAGGCCTTTCCTGCAGCCCGCCTGGTGGGCATCGACCGCGACCAGACGGCGCTCGCGCTGTCCCGGGAGCGGTTGGCGCGCCATGCCGACCGGATCGAGCTGGTGCACGCGGTGTACGACGAGATCCCCGAGGTGCTCTCACGGCTGCAGCTGCCGTCCGTGCAGGCGATCCTGCTCGATCTCGGCGTGTCCTCGATGCAGCTCGACCAGGCCGAGCGCGGATTCTCCTACATGCAGGACGCCCCGCTGGACATGCGGATGGACCGCAGCCGCGGGATCACCGCACAGGACGTCGTCGACACCTACAGCGAGCCCGAGCTGCGCCGGATCCTCGCCGAGTACGGCGAGGAGCGGATGGCCGGCCGGATCGCCGCCGCGATCGTCCGCGAGCGCGAAGGCTTGCGCACGACCGCCCAGCTGGCGGCGCTCGTCGAGCGCGCGATCCCGGCCGCGGTGCGGCGCCGCAGCACCGGGCACCCGGCCAAACGCACCTTCCAGGCGCTGCGTATCGAGGTCAACGACGAGCTGGCCACCTTGCGTCGCGCGGTGGTGTCGGCGCTGGAGTCGCTCGCGGTCGGTGGCCGGATGGTGGTGCTGGCCTACCACTCGCTCGAGGACCGCATCGTCAAGCAGGCCATCGCCCGGCTGGCGACCGATCACACGCCGATCGAGCTACCCGTGTCGCTGGAGTCCCAGCGCCCCCAGCTAAGGCTGCTGGTACGCGGTGCCGAGAAGGCCTCCGCCGCCGAGCAGCAGACCAACTCACGCAGCGCCTCGGTGCGGCTGCGTGCCGTGGAACGAGTACGGGAGGCCGCGTGA
- a CDS encoding penicillin-binding protein 2, which produces MTQRTRQTSRPRGAAVPRRRQRFSLGNPDKRMTGALAVMVAVMLVIGGRLLQLQGVDAAAYASSAESARLKQKVITAQRGAITDAHGTKLAYSIETRTLFADPVMVPRADRPAIAELISGELDLAYADVLAALSAKGRYSVIARHVDPLVAEQIRASAINDHQVAGIGVERTQKRVYPAGSTAGQIVGFTNSDNEGLAGIEQYLDATLAGKDGKQVYEASPDGSVIPAGIHEEIPATPGSTIELTLDADIQYLVEQSVAAYQASNPGASAVSVVALDATSGQVVAMYGSPGYDPAKPGESDGDDLGNPVVSSVLEPGSINKVTTMGPALDQGLITPSTVLDVPGSIPVADVVVHDAWAHGNVDFTATGILAKSSNVGTLMINEELEDDYFYEMLQKFGIGQKTGIELPAESRGILAPREKWSGSQVGNVPIGQGVSLTPLQMATMYQAIANDGVRIPPRIVKSIVGPDGEQIPGAPAKPVEVISAKAAEQLRGMLEAVTGDGGTGKAAKIPGYRVGGKTGTGQRANPDCNCYAGGGYYHTFVGMAPIEDPEYVVAIAITDPTASVGGGAAPLFATVMGQVLQSRAVPPSVDASPEYTLVAGQ; this is translated from the coding sequence ATGACCCAGCGCACCCGCCAGACGTCTCGCCCCCGCGGCGCTGCGGTGCCCCGGCGACGCCAGCGGTTCTCGCTGGGCAACCCGGACAAACGGATGACCGGCGCACTGGCGGTGATGGTCGCGGTCATGCTGGTCATCGGGGGACGGCTCCTGCAGCTGCAGGGGGTCGACGCCGCCGCCTACGCCAGCAGCGCGGAATCGGCGCGCCTGAAGCAGAAGGTCATCACCGCCCAGCGCGGCGCGATCACCGATGCGCACGGGACCAAACTCGCCTACAGCATCGAGACCCGGACCCTGTTCGCCGACCCGGTCATGGTGCCGCGCGCCGACCGCCCGGCCATCGCCGAGCTGATCAGCGGCGAGCTCGATCTCGCGTACGCCGACGTCCTCGCCGCACTGTCGGCCAAGGGCCGCTACTCGGTCATCGCCCGTCACGTCGACCCGCTGGTCGCAGAGCAGATCCGCGCGAGCGCGATCAACGACCACCAGGTCGCCGGCATCGGAGTGGAGCGCACCCAGAAGCGCGTGTACCCGGCCGGCTCGACGGCCGGGCAGATCGTGGGCTTCACCAACAGTGACAACGAGGGCCTGGCCGGCATCGAGCAGTACCTGGACGCCACGCTCGCCGGCAAGGACGGCAAGCAGGTGTACGAGGCCAGCCCCGACGGCTCGGTCATCCCGGCAGGCATTCACGAGGAGATCCCCGCGACCCCCGGTTCGACCATCGAGCTGACCCTTGACGCTGACATCCAGTACCTCGTGGAGCAGTCCGTCGCCGCCTACCAGGCCAGCAACCCCGGCGCCTCCGCGGTGTCGGTCGTCGCCCTCGATGCCACCTCCGGCCAGGTGGTCGCCATGTACGGCAGCCCGGGCTATGACCCGGCCAAGCCGGGCGAGTCCGACGGCGACGACCTGGGCAACCCGGTGGTCTCCAGCGTCCTCGAGCCCGGCTCGATCAACAAGGTGACCACCATGGGCCCGGCGCTGGACCAGGGCCTCATCACCCCCAGCACCGTCCTCGACGTGCCGGGCTCCATCCCGGTCGCGGATGTCGTCGTGCACGACGCGTGGGCGCACGGCAACGTCGACTTCACGGCCACCGGCATCCTCGCGAAGTCCTCCAATGTCGGGACCCTCATGATCAACGAGGAGCTCGAGGACGACTACTTCTACGAGATGCTGCAGAAGTTCGGCATCGGCCAGAAGACCGGGATCGAGCTGCCCGCCGAGTCCCGCGGCATCCTGGCGCCGCGCGAGAAGTGGTCCGGCAGCCAGGTCGGCAACGTGCCGATCGGCCAGGGCGTCTCGCTGACTCCGCTGCAGATGGCCACGATGTACCAGGCGATCGCCAACGACGGCGTCCGCATCCCCCCGCGCATCGTGAAGTCCATCGTCGGCCCGGACGGGGAGCAGATCCCCGGCGCCCCCGCGAAGCCGGTCGAGGTGATCAGCGCCAAGGCCGCTGAGCAGCTGCGCGGTATGCTCGAGGCGGTAACCGGTGACGGCGGGACCGGCAAGGCGGCGAAGATCCCGGGCTACCGGGTGGGTGGCAAGACCGGCACCGGCCAGCGCGCCAACCCGGACTGCAACTGCTACGCCGGCGGCGGCTACTACCACACCTTCGTCGGCATGGCGCCCATCGAGGACCCCGAGTACGTCGTGGCGATCGCCATCACCGACCCCACCGCGTCGGTCGGTGGCGGAGCAGCCCCGCTGTTCGCGACCGTGATGGGGCAGGTCCTGCAGTCTCGCGCCGTCCCGCCGTCGGTAGACGCCTCGCCCGAGTACACCCTCGTCGCCGGCCAGTAG
- the ftsW gene encoding putative lipid II flippase FtsW, which translates to MTKQPERSATRGTALGSLRGSGATASRKARDHAHALRSYLAKPMTSFYLVMTLTFALVAFGLVMMASASAVDSMQSHGSAYYQFNRQLIFVVAGVLAMILAMRVPLTTWRRLSGVLMALTMVMLALVLVPGIGMELYGARRWFNIGGLFSIQPSEFGKIAFLLWGAHVLVRRRKILNTWEGMLMPILPGLILLSALVVIEPDLHTTITYFIIFLGLLWVIGAPFRLFGLMLLGVAAVGAVAVASQGFRMSRVLSFLDPWADAQDTGHQAIQGFYALATGGFFGVGLGNSRTKWGALPNAHSDYIFAIIGEELGFIGCALVLVLFAALAYTGFRIARRTRDLYIRLIAGATSVWMVGQALINIGYVVGLLPVTGITLPLISSGGTSIVVTMFAMGILASCARHEPAAVRHLQSRARRFGRWLSLPVPTSPVLDKDQTPPKAHRSPRTTSGTREPARRTEQRRPAQRRQPARTDRARDHRARDHRARDHRARGDRARGDWARDQGRRTVR; encoded by the coding sequence GTGACCAAACAGCCAGAGCGCTCCGCCACCCGCGGCACGGCTCTTGGCTCGCTCCGCGGCTCCGGCGCGACCGCCAGCCGCAAGGCCCGCGATCACGCCCACGCCTTGCGCAGCTATCTCGCCAAGCCGATGACCTCGTTCTACCTGGTCATGACCCTCACCTTCGCGTTGGTCGCCTTCGGGCTGGTGATGATGGCCTCGGCGTCCGCGGTCGACTCGATGCAGAGCCACGGCTCGGCGTACTACCAGTTCAACCGCCAGCTGATCTTCGTCGTCGCCGGCGTCCTGGCGATGATCCTCGCCATGCGGGTCCCGCTGACAACCTGGCGGCGGTTGTCGGGCGTGCTCATGGCCCTGACCATGGTGATGCTGGCGCTCGTGCTGGTCCCCGGGATCGGCATGGAGCTCTACGGCGCCCGGCGCTGGTTCAACATCGGCGGGCTGTTCTCGATCCAGCCGTCGGAGTTCGGCAAGATTGCCTTCCTGCTGTGGGGTGCCCACGTGCTGGTGCGTCGCCGCAAGATCCTCAACACCTGGGAGGGCATGCTGATGCCGATCCTCCCGGGCCTGATCCTGCTGTCCGCGCTGGTGGTCATCGAGCCCGACCTGCACACCACCATCACGTACTTCATCATCTTCCTGGGCCTGCTGTGGGTGATCGGGGCACCCTTCCGGCTGTTCGGGCTTATGCTGCTCGGGGTCGCGGCCGTCGGCGCCGTCGCGGTCGCCAGCCAGGGATTCCGGATGAGCCGCGTACTGTCCTTCCTCGATCCCTGGGCCGACGCGCAGGACACCGGCCATCAGGCGATCCAGGGCTTCTACGCACTGGCCACCGGGGGGTTCTTCGGCGTAGGCCTGGGCAACAGCCGCACCAAATGGGGCGCGCTGCCCAACGCGCACTCCGACTACATCTTCGCGATCATCGGCGAGGAGCTCGGCTTCATCGGCTGCGCGCTTGTGCTCGTGCTGTTCGCCGCGCTGGCCTACACCGGTTTCCGCATCGCCCGGCGCACCCGTGACCTGTACATCCGGTTGATCGCCGGCGCGACATCGGTGTGGATGGTCGGCCAAGCCCTGATCAACATCGGGTACGTCGTCGGCCTGCTCCCGGTCACCGGGATCACGCTGCCGTTGATCTCCTCCGGCGGAACGTCGATCGTGGTCACCATGTTCGCGATGGGCATCCTGGCCAGCTGCGCCCGGCACGAGCCCGCCGCGGTCCGCCACCTGCAGTCCCGAGCCCGGCGCTTCGGCCGGTGGCTGTCGCTGCCGGTGCCGACCAGCCCCGTTCTCGACAAGGACCAGACCCCGCCGAAGGCGCACCGTAGCCCGCGCACCACCTCCGGCACCCGGGAGCCCGCCCGCCGCACAGAGCAACGACGCCCCGCACAGCGGCGTCAGCCCGCCCGCACCGACCGGGCCCGCGACCACCGCGCCCGCGACCACCGCGCCCGCGACCACCGCGCCCGCGGTGATCGGGCCCGCGGTGACTGGGCCCGAGACCAAGGGAGACGAACCGTTCGATGA
- the mraZ gene encoding division/cell wall cluster transcriptional repressor MraZ, with product MFFGDFYPRMDDKGRLALPAKFRDKLSDGMVITKGQDRCLFVYPRSEFERIAARLNKAPSTNSTVRNYARALFGSADDQSADKQGRIVIKPALREYAGLGRECAVVGVNDKVEIWDAEAWRRFSEEQEQGFVDFSEDLVLPE from the coding sequence ATGTTCTTCGGTGACTTCTATCCGCGGATGGACGACAAGGGTCGTCTGGCGCTGCCGGCGAAGTTCCGCGACAAGCTCAGCGACGGCATGGTGATCACGAAGGGGCAGGACCGCTGCCTGTTCGTGTATCCGCGTTCGGAGTTCGAGCGAATCGCCGCCCGTCTGAACAAGGCCCCCTCGACCAACTCCACCGTTCGCAACTACGCCCGAGCGCTCTTCGGCTCGGCCGATGACCAGTCGGCCGACAAGCAGGGGCGCATCGTGATCAAGCCAGCGCTGCGCGAGTACGCCGGACTGGGTCGCGAGTGCGCGGTCGTCGGCGTGAACGACAAGGTCGAGATCTGGGACGCCGAGGCGTGGCGACGGTTCAGCGAGGAGCAGGAGCAAGGCTTCGTCGACTTCTCCGAGGACCTGGTCCTCCCGGAGTAG
- the murG gene encoding undecaprenyldiphospho-muramoylpentapeptide beta-N-acetylglucosaminyltransferase, translating to MSRHIVLTGGGTAGHIEPMLATAAALQQAEPGIGITCIGSEGGLETTLVPERGFTLRTVAAVPLPRKPSADLLRLPFRLRTAVRQAKAILRETDAVAVVGFGGYASLPSYLAARSRKVPVVVHEANATAGIANKIGARWAAFVGTAAKTNGLADATIVGMPIRAALQRLDRSALRAEGLQHFGLREGYPTLLVYGGSQGARTLNNALTAAADRLHQAGVQVLHSYGRKNTIEAIVHTDGPAYVALPYIDRMDLAYSVADLVLCRAGMGTVAEVSAVGLPAVYVPLPHGNGEQRLNAEPVVQAGGGLLVDDAQLTGDYVAERLIPLLQDRARLDQMAGAARSAGHAQAADVLAAKVLEVARHD from the coding sequence ATGAGCCGCCACATCGTGCTCACCGGTGGAGGAACCGCCGGCCACATCGAGCCCATGCTCGCCACCGCCGCCGCGCTGCAGCAGGCCGAGCCCGGTATCGGGATCACGTGCATCGGGTCCGAGGGCGGGCTGGAGACGACACTGGTCCCCGAACGCGGGTTCACCCTGCGCACCGTGGCCGCCGTACCGCTGCCGCGCAAGCCCTCGGCCGACCTGCTGCGGTTACCCTTCCGGCTGCGCACCGCGGTCCGTCAGGCCAAGGCGATCCTGCGCGAGACCGACGCGGTCGCCGTCGTCGGCTTCGGCGGCTACGCCTCGCTGCCGTCCTACCTGGCCGCCCGAAGCCGGAAGGTCCCCGTCGTCGTCCACGAGGCCAACGCGACCGCCGGCATCGCCAACAAGATCGGCGCGCGCTGGGCGGCGTTCGTGGGGACCGCGGCCAAGACCAACGGCCTCGCGGACGCGACCATCGTCGGCATGCCGATCCGCGCCGCGCTGCAGCGGCTCGACCGGTCGGCACTGCGCGCCGAGGGTCTGCAGCACTTCGGCCTGCGCGAGGGTTACCCGACCCTGCTGGTGTACGGCGGCTCGCAGGGCGCCCGAACCCTCAACAACGCCCTGACAGCGGCCGCAGACCGGCTGCACCAGGCCGGCGTCCAGGTGCTGCACTCGTACGGCAGGAAGAACACGATCGAGGCGATCGTCCACACCGACGGTCCGGCGTACGTCGCGCTGCCGTACATCGACCGCATGGACCTCGCCTACTCCGTCGCCGACCTCGTCCTGTGCCGCGCGGGCATGGGGACCGTCGCCGAGGTGTCCGCTGTCGGGCTCCCCGCGGTCTATGTCCCGTTGCCGCACGGCAACGGCGAGCAGCGGCTCAACGCCGAGCCGGTGGTGCAGGCCGGGGGCGGGCTGCTGGTGGACGATGCCCAGCTGACCGGCGACTACGTCGCCGAGCGGCTGATCCCGCTCCTGCAGGATCGTGCCCGCCTCGACCAGATGGCCGGCGCGGCCCGCTCGGCCGGGCACGCGCAGGCCGCCGATGTCCTGGCCGCCAAGGTGCTGGAGGTCGCCCGACATGACTAG
- a CDS encoding UDP-N-acetylmuramoyl-L-alanyl-D-glutamate--2,6-diaminopimelate ligase, with translation MTSLVLRPQSCPPVNSVEVAARAGAEHRGAQVSLTGITNRSGEVQPGDLYVGVRGSRAHGAQFAAEAVASGAVAVLTDLDGLDIAGDLGVPVLVASDVRRATGPASAAVYGDPSRRLTMLGITGTSGKTTTAYMVRAILQAAGRPSGLLGTVETIIGEEHVGHAAGAALTTPEAPELQALLAVMVERGIGTVVMEVSSHSLQLRRVDGIEYAVAAFLNLSQDHLDFHDGMEDYFAAKSLLFDGRARTHVINVDDDWATRLAETGRRTVRVSPAGRQAADWRIEGAVAGSSAGSAFVAVGPDGRRHEVLLSLPGDFNADNAVMAMAIAAEAGVAADLAAGALREVRVPGRMERVDAGQPFLAVVDYSHKPAAVEAALRSVRDQVTGRVLLVLGCGGDRDAAKRPLMGAVGARDADLLVITDDNPRSEDPAAIRSAMLRGVQEVPQSQRGEVVEIGDRAAAIRHAVRAARDGDVVLVAGKGHETGQYVGGVVHEFDDRAALRQAIAEREA, from the coding sequence GTGACCTCGCTCGTGCTCCGCCCGCAGTCGTGCCCTCCCGTCAACAGCGTCGAGGTCGCCGCTCGGGCCGGCGCCGAGCACCGTGGCGCGCAGGTGTCCCTCACCGGGATCACCAACCGCTCCGGCGAGGTGCAACCCGGCGACCTGTACGTCGGCGTCCGCGGCAGTCGCGCGCACGGTGCCCAGTTCGCGGCCGAGGCGGTCGCGTCCGGCGCTGTCGCGGTGCTCACCGACCTCGACGGGCTCGACATCGCCGGAGACCTCGGCGTGCCCGTGCTGGTCGCGAGCGACGTGCGCCGCGCCACCGGGCCGGCGTCCGCCGCGGTGTACGGCGATCCGTCACGTCGGCTGACGATGCTCGGCATCACCGGCACCAGCGGCAAGACCACGACGGCCTACATGGTGCGGGCGATCCTGCAGGCCGCGGGCCGCCCCAGCGGCCTGCTGGGCACGGTCGAGACGATCATCGGCGAGGAGCACGTCGGCCACGCCGCGGGCGCCGCGCTGACCACCCCGGAGGCGCCGGAGCTCCAGGCGCTCCTCGCCGTGATGGTGGAGCGGGGGATCGGCACCGTCGTGATGGAGGTCTCCAGCCACTCGCTGCAGCTGCGCCGGGTGGACGGCATCGAGTACGCCGTCGCCGCCTTCTTGAACCTCTCGCAGGACCACCTGGACTTCCACGACGGTATGGAGGACTACTTCGCCGCGAAGTCCCTGCTGTTCGACGGCCGGGCCCGCACCCACGTGATCAACGTCGACGACGACTGGGCGACCCGGCTCGCCGAGACCGGCCGGCGCACCGTGCGGGTCTCCCCGGCGGGCCGGCAGGCGGCCGACTGGCGGATCGAGGGCGCCGTCGCAGGATCGAGCGCGGGAAGCGCGTTCGTCGCCGTCGGGCCGGACGGGCGTCGGCACGAGGTGCTGCTCAGCCTGCCGGGGGACTTCAACGCCGACAACGCGGTGATGGCGATGGCGATCGCCGCCGAGGCCGGGGTCGCCGCCGATCTCGCGGCGGGCGCACTGCGCGAGGTGCGGGTGCCCGGCCGTATGGAGCGCGTCGATGCCGGACAGCCGTTCCTGGCCGTCGTGGACTACTCGCACAAGCCGGCTGCCGTCGAGGCCGCGCTCCGCTCGGTACGTGACCAGGTGACCGGCCGGGTGCTGCTGGTGCTGGGCTGTGGCGGAGACCGCGATGCCGCCAAGCGGCCGCTCATGGGCGCGGTAGGCGCCCGCGATGCGGATCTGCTCGTGATCACCGACGACAACCCGCGCTCGGAGGACCCCGCGGCCATTCGCTCGGCCATGCTGCGTGGGGTCCAGGAGGTCCCGCAGAGTCAGCGCGGTGAGGTCGTCGAGATCGGCGACCGCGCCGCGGCGATCCGGCACGCCGTCCGCGCCGCACGGGACGGCGACGTGGTGCTGGTCGCCGGCAAGGGACACGAGACCGGCCAATACGTCGGCGGCGTCGTCCACGAGTTCGATGACCGCGCCGCACTGCGCCAGGCGATCGCGGAGCGCGAGGCGTGA